In Panicum virgatum strain AP13 chromosome 4N, P.virgatum_v5, whole genome shotgun sequence, a single window of DNA contains:
- the LOC120670305 gene encoding uncharacterized protein LOC120670305, whose protein sequence is MRRRRWARAAAAVCLVVVFVLQLVAAGEGRRAPPLPPERARAHAHRGSGLPPSTGSASSLPVRHGEAAAGAFVGFNAAGARCKSGGRKAAGRLAPAAAAAAACAEEDDDDKRRIPTGPNPLHNR, encoded by the coding sequence atgaggcggcggcggtgggcgcgcgccgcggccgcggtgtGCCTGGTCGTCGTGTTCGTGCTGCAGCTCGTCGCCGCGGGCGAGGggaggcgggcgccgccgctgccgccggagcgcgcgcgcgcccacgcTCACAGGGGGAGCGGGCTGCCGCCGTCCACGGGCAGTGCGTCGTCGCTGCCCGTGCGCCACggtgaggccgccgccggcgcgttcgTCGGCTTCAATGCCGCTGGCGCCCGGTGCAAGAGCGGCGGCCGGAAAGCAGCCGGACGActggctcctgctgctgctgctgctgctgcgtgcgctgaggaggacgacgacgacaagcgGCGCATTCCGACGGGTCCCAACCCTCTCCACAACAGATGA
- the LOC120668645 gene encoding DNA-directed RNA polymerases II and V subunit 8A-like yields the protein MVEYLLDDNFSVSRLDPDGKKFDRVTRIEAHNEQMHMQLDIATEIYPMRVGDKFNMVLAPTLNLDGTPDTGYYTQAGRKTLADKFDYVMHGKLYKISEDSSTSSSTKVEIYASFGGLLMLLRCDSSSAASFQLDQRLFLLIRKV from the exons ATGGTTGAGTACCTCTTGGACGATAACTTCAGTGTGAGCAGGCTCGATCCTGATGGCAAGAAGTTTGACAGAG TCACTCGCATCGAAGCTCATAATGAGCAGATGCACATGCAACTAGATATTGCTACTGAGATTTACCCGATGCGTGTCGGTGACAAGTTCAACATGGTGTTAGCTCCTACTCTGAATCTGGATGGAACACCAGACACTGGCTACTACACACAG GCTGGAAGGAAAACACTTGCTGACAAGTTTGACTATGTCATGCATGGAAAGCTTTACAAGATCTCAGAAGACAGTTCCACCAGCTCATCTACTAAAGT GGAGATCTATGCCTCTTTTGGTGGCCTCCTGATGCTGCTTAGGTGTGATAGTTCCAGTGCAGCTAGCTTCCAGCTGGATCAGAGGCTGTTTCTTCTTATCAGAAAGGTGTAA